One stretch of Armigeres subalbatus isolate Guangzhou_Male chromosome 2, GZ_Asu_2, whole genome shotgun sequence DNA includes these proteins:
- the LOC134209029 gene encoding uncharacterized protein LOC134209029, with amino-acid sequence MFLWYLFDSTIGKNWVHRFLKRHPKITKKYTSHLSRSGANVTEDLLRSWFLEVESILAEEGIDLSIFGNPKRIFNFDESGFQLVPKDFKALCEQGVENVYMVSNNSDKECFTALFGCNADGDLTPPMILYPGKRISQEIVQNVPEGWSVGVSDEGWQTAKTFFENITNDFYPWLVKTGAEFPVVVFPYGHKSHINIELTEFCLNKRIILISLYPNSTRILQPLDRMFFGPFKAIWSKVLKDFLLGKSSARVTKVNFPGLLKTAVDNFTNSKSCLQKAFNLCGLCPWNVNAIDFSVLPTNVNELLEDSVETSTICDTTAEVACQTSENDYEVQLRYVEMALSAEQVLKFSDNRLKDAWYGPLEELALFNFWKLIKDKAEGLFIRSH; translated from the coding sequence atgtttttatggtATTTGTTTGACTCCACAATAGGTAAGAACTGGGTGCATCGATTCCTTAAAAGACAtccgaaaattacaaaaaagtaCACATCCCACCTCTCACGATCTGGCGCCAACGTAACAGAGGATCTTCTCCGGAGTTGGTTTCTCGAAGTGGAGAGTATACTGGCCGAGGAAGGAATCGACCTGTCCATTTTTGGCAACCCCAAACGAATTTTTAATTTCGATGAGTCGGGATTTCAACTGGTTCCCAAAGATTTCAAAGCTCTTTGCGAACAAGGCGTTGAGAATGTCTACATGGTTAGCAATAACTCAGATAAAGAGTGTTTTACCGCTCTTTTCGGGTGCAATGCGGATGGTGACTTGACTCCGCCAATGATTCTCTACCCTGGTAAAAGGATCAGCCAAGAAATCGTTCAAAACGTCCCAGAGGGTTGGTCGGTAGGTGTGTCTGACGAAGGATGGCAAACAGCCAAGACCTTCTTCGAGAACATAACAAATGACTTTTACCCATGGCTTGTCAAAACGGGAGCTGAATTTCCAGTTGTTGTTTTTCCGTACGGCCATAAAAGCCATATCAACATTGAATTAACAGAGTTTTGCTTGAACAAACGGATAATACTAATCTCTCTCTACCCTAATTCTACGAGAATTCTTCAGCCACTGGACCGAATGTTCTTTGGACCATTCAAAGCCATTTGGAGTAAAGTTCTCAAAGACTTTCTCCTGGGAAAAAGTTCGGCAAGAGTAACGAAAGTCAACTTTCCTGGACTTTTGAAAACCGCGGTGGATAACTTCACAAATTCAAAAAGTTGTCTCCAAAAGGCGTTCAACTTGTGCGGATTATGCCCATGGAATGTAAATGCAATTGACTTTAGTGTGTTGCCTACGAATGTGAATGAACTGCTCGAGGACTCAGTGGAAACTTCTACCATATGCGATACAACTGCCGAAGTTGCATGTCAAACTTCTGAAAATGATTATGAAGTTCAACTCCGATACGTCGAAATGGCACTGTCGGCCGAACAGGTTCTTAAGTTTTCTGACAACAGACTGAAAGATGCATGGTATGGTCCACTTGAAGAGCTAGCGCTGTTCAACTTTTGGAAGCTCATAAAGGATAAAGCTGAAGGACTTTTTATACGGAGCCACTGA